Proteins encoded by one window of Parabacteroides sp. FAFU027:
- a CDS encoding family 43 glycosylhydrolase — protein sequence MKASICLIALMPYLSFAQTEPSTKTVKGQISEYHIPVVQTYRLNGRITDEAGRALSDVRIMIKGDVVSANSDSQGNYSITIAPHNKALIFYYPGKSWLELALQDNQTQMDVTLKSEQPLKPIERTPAIATSWFDPNNDHPHTYCNPVNISYLFEYYFPTRKQISCRSTADPLIVPYKGEYYLFCTNQSGYYVSKNLTQWQYICSAFQRKPFDDDQCAPSVTVMGDTMVMLGSTYNELPVWYTTDPRTGRWKHLTETALLPHWDPYMFRDDDKRLYLYYGSSNEFPIKGVEYDPATFRPKSIIRDLYILHPEQHGWERFGMNNDDSVSLKPFTEGAFMTKYNNKYYLQYGAPGTEFKVYADGVYVSDNPLGPFVYQKHNPFSYKPGGFVLGAGHGGTFRDYHGNYWHIATCMLSLRETFERRIGLYPSGFDRDGIMYANTAFGDYPTVTPVSGEDHQRGNFAGWMLLSLHKKVWASSSDSIYTPEKAADENMRTYWAAKSNQSGEWFAMDLGTEKQVYAIQVNYYEHKANQFGKAMDTYHQYKIFGSADGNQWSLIVDKSNNDLDVPHDYVELLRPATVRYLKIENIHTASGNFALMDLRVFGKAQGKIPAQVKQFKVKRQSRDGRNALISWKAQQDAYGYNIYYGTASDKLYNCITVYDSNSYNMRGLDKGTSYFFSVEALGETGISARSAVVETKD from the coding sequence ATGAAAGCAAGTATATGTTTGATTGCGCTAATGCCGTATCTGTCTTTTGCACAGACGGAACCCAGTACCAAGACGGTAAAGGGGCAAATCTCAGAGTATCATATTCCGGTAGTCCAAACTTACCGCTTAAATGGACGGATTACCGATGAGGCTGGGCGGGCGTTGTCAGATGTCAGGATAATGATAAAGGGGGATGTTGTGTCGGCAAACTCAGATTCGCAGGGAAACTATTCGATAACCATTGCGCCGCATAACAAGGCCCTGATATTTTATTACCCCGGAAAGTCGTGGCTCGAGTTGGCTCTTCAGGACAATCAGACACAGATGGATGTAACACTCAAATCAGAGCAACCGCTCAAACCGATTGAACGGACTCCGGCGATTGCTACTTCATGGTTTGATCCCAATAATGACCATCCTCATACCTATTGCAATCCGGTCAATATAAGTTATCTGTTTGAGTATTATTTCCCGACCAGAAAACAAATATCCTGTCGTTCAACAGCTGATCCCCTGATTGTACCGTACAAAGGGGAATATTATCTCTTTTGCACAAATCAATCCGGTTATTATGTTTCTAAAAATCTTACCCAATGGCAATATATATGTAGTGCGTTCCAACGGAAGCCATTCGATGATGACCAATGTGCCCCGTCTGTAACGGTGATGGGAGATACTATGGTGATGTTGGGATCGACATATAATGAACTTCCGGTATGGTACACCACCGATCCCAGGACAGGAAGGTGGAAGCATCTGACCGAAACGGCATTATTGCCGCATTGGGATCCTTACATGTTCCGGGACGACGATAAACGACTCTATCTCTATTACGGATCGAGTAATGAATTTCCGATCAAAGGGGTGGAATACGATCCTGCAACATTCAGGCCCAAAAGCATTATTCGTGACCTTTATATCCTGCATCCCGAGCAGCATGGATGGGAGCGGTTCGGGATGAACAACGATGATTCTGTTTCATTGAAGCCCTTTACCGAAGGTGCTTTTATGACCAAATACAACAATAAATACTATTTGCAGTATGGGGCGCCCGGCACAGAATTTAAAGTATATGCCGATGGTGTCTATGTTTCCGATAATCCGTTGGGGCCTTTTGTTTACCAAAAACATAATCCCTTTTCCTATAAACCCGGTGGTTTTGTACTGGGAGCAGGGCATGGCGGTACTTTCAGGGACTATCATGGAAACTACTGGCATATAGCCACCTGTATGTTGTCCTTGCGGGAAACCTTCGAGCGTCGTATCGGCCTTTATCCGTCAGGGTTTGACAGAGACGGGATTATGTATGCCAATACTGCATTTGGTGATTACCCGACTGTCACCCCTGTTTCGGGTGAAGATCATCAACGGGGAAATTTTGCCGGATGGATGTTGCTTTCGTTGCACAAAAAGGTCTGGGCATCCTCTTCCGATAGCATTTACACTCCGGAAAAGGCCGCCGATGAGAATATGCGTACCTATTGGGCAGCTAAATCAAATCAATCGGGAGAATGGTTTGCAATGGATTTAGGAACAGAGAAACAGGTATATGCCATTCAGGTGAATTACTACGAACATAAGGCGAACCAGTTTGGAAAAGCTATGGATACGTATCACCAGTATAAAATCTTTGGTTCCGCCGATGGAAACCAGTGGTCACTGATTGTTGATAAAAGCAATAATGATCTGGATGTGCCTCATGATTATGTGGAGTTGCTTCGGCCTGCAACCGTCCGGTATCTGAAAATAGAGAATATTCATACCGCCAGTGGGAATTTTGCACTGATGGACTTACGTGTGTTTGGTAAAGCACAGGGGAAAATACCGGCACAGGTAAAGCAATTTAAAGTAAAACGCCAGTCTCGTGATGGCCGCAATGCCCTGATTTCCTGGAAAGCGCAGCAAGATGCTTACGGCTACAATATCTATTACGGGACCGCATCTGATAAGCTTTACAATTGCATCACTGTTTATGATAGCAACTCCTACAATATGAGAGGACTGGATAAAGGTACATCCTACTTTTTCTCGGTTGAAGCGCTTGGTGAAACAGGTATTTCTGCCCGGTCAGCCGTTGTTGAGACAAAAGATTAA